Proteins encoded within one genomic window of Phototrophicus methaneseepsis:
- a CDS encoding BTAD domain-containing putative transcriptional regulator, whose product MSLQSAVSSAYDVFLEHAQDAQVVLFHPQSRLRSVLVAQLFQDPNTQTFYYALGENDNNLQSFIEGFAHDMATQHPTFGRHLYMLPYELHQNFAADVDRVLDTIVQEISELSDEPFVLVLDEYDRSDDANDINRFVEYLADRLPEQCTLVINSRTLPRLPWLAMVAKKQAVIIQDDHLITQDIHGPHQHENYNLEVYALGPGFVRLNGEQVDTWEGHLPRLLFFYALDRPVVTRAEICDAFWPNLDTDQAVNVFHVTKRRLHKALDLDVLLHIENYYQINPELTVYYDVVDFVETLMRGRYSTGDEQFQAWQRAVELYKGPFLQGHDETWIVDRREAMRTGYLEAVMGMARTYVERGKGETALKLYRSAIDEDYSREDLHRELMLLYNELGRRGEAVAHYQQVEKIFNENNMTLSPKTIDVYNDIMA is encoded by the coding sequence ATGTCCTTACAATCCGCAGTCAGCAGTGCTTACGACGTCTTTCTCGAACACGCTCAGGATGCACAGGTCGTTCTGTTCCATCCCCAAAGCCGTCTGCGTTCGGTATTGGTAGCTCAGCTTTTTCAGGATCCGAACACACAAACCTTCTATTACGCCCTAGGCGAGAATGATAACAACCTGCAGTCTTTCATAGAAGGATTTGCACATGATATGGCTACCCAACACCCGACGTTTGGACGCCATCTCTATATGCTCCCCTATGAGTTGCACCAGAATTTTGCAGCCGATGTAGATCGCGTTCTGGACACCATTGTGCAGGAAATCAGCGAATTGAGCGATGAGCCATTCGTCCTCGTGCTAGATGAATATGACCGCAGCGACGATGCCAATGACATCAATCGCTTCGTCGAATATCTGGCCGATCGTCTGCCTGAACAGTGCACACTTGTCATCAACAGCCGCACCCTGCCGCGTCTGCCTTGGCTGGCAATGGTCGCTAAAAAACAAGCCGTCATCATCCAGGATGATCATCTCATCACGCAGGATATTCATGGTCCGCACCAACATGAAAATTACAACCTAGAAGTTTATGCACTCGGACCTGGCTTTGTCCGCCTCAATGGTGAACAGGTCGATACCTGGGAAGGCCATCTACCGCGCTTACTCTTCTTCTATGCGCTGGATAGGCCCGTCGTGACGCGTGCAGAAATCTGTGATGCATTCTGGCCTAATCTGGATACAGATCAAGCTGTGAACGTCTTCCATGTGACGAAACGGCGTCTGCACAAAGCGCTTGATCTGGATGTCTTGCTGCATATTGAGAACTACTACCAGATTAACCCGGAACTTACCGTCTACTATGATGTCGTGGACTTCGTTGAAACACTGATGCGCGGGCGTTATAGCACAGGCGATGAGCAGTTCCAGGCATGGCAGCGCGCTGTTGAGCTTTACAAAGGGCCCTTCCTGCAAGGCCATGACGAAACCTGGATTGTGGACCGCCGCGAAGCGATGCGTACCGGCTATCTGGAAGCCGTCATGGGTATGGCTCGCACCTACGTTGAACGTGGTAAAGGCGAAACAGCCCTTAAGCTGTATCGCAGTGCAATTGATGAAGACTACTCCCGCGAGGATCTCCACCGCGAATTGATGCTGCTTTATAATGAACTTGGCCGTCGTGGCGAAGCCGTTGCTCACTATCAGCAAGTCGAGAAAATCTTCAACGAGAACAATATGACGCTCTCCCCCAAGACTATCGACGTCTATAACGACATCATGGCGTAA